A single region of the Hoeflea prorocentri genome encodes:
- a CDS encoding sensor histidine kinase, producing MLIRRLYLQIYLTLIASLVLMVILSAVLWKVFDGDRDEQKFLDVASELVAMSLPPADAPTEQQRQALETLGKGFKFDVSLFDADGRFIAAYGEPRELSEGSRENRGWRRSPHGPTLTLTLPDGRILIADRQEEDDFNPLLSLLALLVMVALCVGIAAFPLVRRLTRRLEKLQRGVERIGQGDLSARVDVRGRDEVAKLASSFNEAAEKIEKLVNAHRLLLANASHELRTPLSRIRLGLEMSKGEQDPKRRAALQRDIAELDSLIDEILLMSRLDAGANINLTQTVDLVALAAEECARYENCDLSGSAPEIRGDQRLLHRLLANLLENAHKHGAPPVSVEIGSHDNLVFLTVRDNGLGIAEDDREKVFQPFYRGADRQNVNGYGLGLPLVRQIAVAHGGTVDVLPRSQERSAIRVSLPIKAPAGQAA from the coding sequence ATGCTGATCCGACGACTCTATCTGCAAATCTATCTGACGCTGATTGCCAGTTTGGTGCTGATGGTGATCCTGTCGGCCGTCCTGTGGAAGGTCTTTGACGGCGATCGGGATGAGCAGAAGTTCCTCGACGTTGCCAGCGAACTGGTCGCTATGAGCCTGCCGCCTGCCGATGCGCCGACAGAGCAGCAACGCCAGGCCCTTGAGACGTTGGGCAAAGGGTTCAAGTTCGATGTGAGCCTGTTTGATGCTGACGGTCGCTTTATTGCCGCCTACGGGGAGCCGCGTGAGCTGTCGGAGGGTAGCCGGGAGAACCGCGGCTGGAGGCGTTCGCCGCACGGGCCGACGCTCACTTTAACCCTGCCTGATGGACGAATTCTGATAGCCGACCGGCAGGAAGAAGATGATTTCAATCCTTTGCTCAGTCTTTTGGCTCTGCTGGTCATGGTCGCGCTTTGCGTAGGCATCGCGGCCTTTCCGCTGGTACGACGCCTGACACGGCGGCTGGAAAAACTGCAGCGCGGTGTCGAACGTATCGGCCAGGGTGATCTGAGCGCCCGTGTCGATGTTCGCGGCCGCGATGAGGTCGCAAAACTCGCCTCCAGCTTTAATGAGGCGGCGGAAAAGATCGAGAAGCTGGTCAATGCACACAGGCTGCTTTTGGCCAATGCCTCGCACGAACTGCGCACGCCGCTTTCGCGCATTCGCCTCGGGCTGGAAATGTCGAAAGGCGAACAGGACCCCAAGCGCCGGGCAGCCCTGCAGCGTGATATTGCCGAGCTCGACAGTCTGATCGACGAGATCCTGCTCATGAGCCGTCTTGATGCGGGTGCGAATATCAATTTGACCCAGACAGTCGACCTGGTGGCGCTCGCAGCAGAGGAATGCGCGCGCTACGAAAACTGCGACCTGTCCGGGTCTGCGCCCGAAATACGGGGCGATCAACGCCTGCTGCACCGCCTGCTCGCCAACCTTCTGGAAAATGCGCACAAGCACGGCGCACCGCCGGTTTCTGTCGAGATCGGTTCGCACGACAACCTCGTGTTTTTGACGGTGCGCGACAATGGGTTGGGTATCGCCGAGGATGATCGCGAAAAGGTCTTCCAGCCCTTCTACCGCGGCGCGGACCGGCAGAATGTCAACGGCTATGGTCTCGGCCTGCCGCTGGTGCGCCAGATCGCGGTTGCCCATGGAGGCACGGTTGACGTGTTGCCGCGCTCACAAGAACGCTCGGCAATCCGTGTTTCCTTGCCGATCAAGGCTCCGGCAGGTCAGGCTGCATAA
- a CDS encoding response regulator transcription factor, protein MTQQILLIEDDSRLAEMVRDYLGESDFDVTIAGCGADGLELQRQRGFDAVLLDLMLPDMDGLEVCRALRAKDKVPILMLTAKGEPMDRIVGLELGADDYLPKPFEPRELLARLRAILRRGRGEEENGALRFGKLEIDPQAMEARVDGKVCTLTPHQFKLLHIMAQSAGRVLSRDYIMNALKGEDLSAFDRSIDVHVSRIRAEIEEDQNHPRRLITVRGAGYVFARSQD, encoded by the coding sequence ATGACACAGCAAATCCTTCTTATCGAAGACGACAGCCGGCTTGCCGAGATGGTCAGGGACTATCTCGGCGAGTCCGATTTTGACGTCACCATAGCCGGCTGCGGCGCGGACGGTCTGGAGCTTCAGCGTCAGCGTGGTTTCGACGCCGTCCTCCTCGACCTAATGCTGCCTGATATGGACGGGCTTGAAGTGTGCCGCGCGCTGCGCGCCAAGGACAAGGTGCCCATTCTCATGCTGACCGCAAAAGGCGAACCGATGGACCGGATCGTCGGTCTCGAACTGGGAGCCGACGATTACCTTCCCAAACCCTTCGAACCGCGCGAATTACTCGCCCGTCTGCGGGCAATTTTACGGCGCGGCCGGGGTGAGGAGGAAAATGGCGCCCTGCGGTTCGGCAAGCTGGAGATCGATCCGCAAGCCATGGAAGCGCGGGTCGACGGCAAGGTCTGCACCTTGACCCCGCATCAATTCAAGCTGCTGCATATTATGGCCCAAAGCGCAGGGCGAGTGCTTAGTCGCGATTACATCATGAACGCCCTGAAGGGTGAGGATTTGAGCGCCTTCGACCGGTCCATCGATGTGCACGTTTCGCGCATCAGGGCCGAAATCGAAGAAGATCAGAACCACCCGCGGCGGCTGATCACCGTCAGGGGCGCGGGCTATGTTTTCGCTCGTTCGCAGGACTGA
- a CDS encoding Spy/CpxP family protein refolding chaperone, with protein MSDNQQAPNDKRTKKANRIAIAVIVGAGVAAGGIFGVQAVAQTKTYGHIKLMTADRGDMQEISWGGHRRGRFANMTNAEIEEKITRAVKHLAIEIDATQEQQDKIVALVTPAAINMKTVRTEMRGTGWEFGSLLTADDVDPQAIEELRAEKLAEADEISKEWVNVITEVAMVLTPEQRETLRDHVENFRSKRGGWWRH; from the coding sequence ATGTCTGACAACCAGCAAGCCCCGAACGACAAACGGACCAAAAAAGCCAACCGCATCGCGATCGCCGTCATCGTAGGCGCCGGTGTTGCAGCCGGTGGTATTTTCGGTGTCCAGGCCGTCGCCCAGACCAAGACCTATGGGCATATCAAATTGATGACGGCAGACCGTGGCGACATGCAGGAGATTTCCTGGGGCGGCCATCGCCGTGGGCGTTTCGCCAATATGACCAATGCCGAAATCGAGGAAAAAATCACCCGTGCGGTCAAGCATCTCGCAATCGAGATCGACGCAACCCAGGAACAGCAGGACAAGATCGTTGCTCTTGTCACACCCGCCGCCATTAATATGAAAACGGTCCGCACCGAAATGCGCGGAACCGGCTGGGAATTTGGCTCGCTTTTGACAGCCGATGACGTTGATCCGCAGGCAATCGAAGAACTGCGGGCCGAAAAACTTGCGGAAGCCGACGAGATCAGCAAAGAGTGGGTCAATGTCATAACCGAGGTCGCCATGGTGTTGACCCCGGAACAGCGTGAGACACTGCGCGATCATGTGGAGAATTTCCGCTCCAAGCGTGGCGGCTGGTGGCGTCACTGA
- a CDS encoding Spy/CpxP family protein refolding chaperone has product MNHRLSLTQIRLICFAGYCLILLLLYSTAAPAQDRLNRSEGFSQERIVMMAQELDLTEDQRKALLPIMQRYGEETRAMLENHGVDLKAGERPPVRKLMAMRSDAKKNRAAFEKDVAGVLSPVQMEEFKKLQDNRRADMRARLRVSQ; this is encoded by the coding sequence ATGAACCACAGACTGTCCCTAACCCAGATTCGCCTCATCTGCTTCGCCGGATACTGTCTCATCCTTCTTCTTCTCTATTCGACAGCGGCTCCGGCACAGGATCGGCTGAACAGGAGTGAAGGTTTTTCCCAAGAGAGGATTGTAATGATGGCACAAGAGCTAGACCTGACCGAAGACCAGCGCAAAGCGCTTTTGCCGATTATGCAGCGCTACGGTGAAGAAACCCGCGCAATGCTTGAAAACCACGGCGTCGATCTGAAGGCCGGTGAGCGTCCGCCGGTCAGAAAACTCATGGCCATGCGTTCGGATGCAAAGAAGAACCGGGCGGCATTTGAAAAGGATGTCGCAGGCGTCCTTTCACCGGTTCAGATGGAAGAATTCAAAAAATTGCAGGACAATCGCCGCGCCGACATGCGCGCCCGGTTGCGCGTAAGCCAGTAA
- a CDS encoding citrate synthase has protein sequence MKNLSDSDYCTVTARQACDRLAIAPDTLYAYVSRGLVRTIAHPADARRSLYDRRDIETLLLRKGRGRSRRAVAESTINWGEPVLTSRITRIADGRFFYKGQDAIELSRTQTLEEVLFLLAGVRCRPEPDTQPHPEYLPEQPFERILHMMASETISGGAGDGRPRAGIVMRKTAMAAAGAETPNNVAIHELLALAWSQEKGVADIVRRALVLCADHELNASAYAARVAASAGASIPASLLAGLATLSGTRHGGLTLRCHAWMDRVEKGGAGSASVLMPEGEPPPGFAHPLYPDGDPRAVEILTHLPVSQEWQGRVERIAEELGVHPSLDFALAMLERLLRLPEGVALAIFAVGRTAGWLAHIFEQRRSGRLIRPRAAHG, from the coding sequence ATGAAAAATCTGTCTGATAGCGACTATTGCACGGTGACCGCACGGCAAGCCTGTGACCGGCTCGCTATCGCGCCCGACACGCTCTATGCCTATGTCAGCCGGGGGCTTGTGCGCACCATTGCCCACCCGGCGGACGCCCGCCGCAGCCTCTATGACAGGCGCGATATCGAGACGCTGTTGTTGCGCAAGGGGCGGGGGCGGTCGCGCCGCGCGGTGGCTGAATCCACAATCAACTGGGGCGAACCCGTTCTGACCTCGAGGATCACCCGCATCGCCGATGGCCGGTTTTTTTACAAGGGCCAAGACGCGATCGAACTGTCCCGTACACAAACGCTCGAAGAGGTCCTGTTTCTCCTTGCCGGCGTGCGGTGCAGGCCGGAGCCAGACACGCAGCCTCATCCTGAATATCTGCCCGAGCAGCCTTTCGAGCGTATCCTGCACATGATGGCGTCTGAAACCATTTCGGGCGGGGCAGGGGACGGACGGCCCCGAGCCGGCATTGTGATGCGCAAGACTGCAATGGCGGCGGCCGGTGCGGAAACACCAAACAACGTTGCGATCCATGAGCTGCTGGCCTTGGCCTGGTCGCAGGAAAAGGGCGTTGCCGATATTGTCAGGCGAGCACTGGTTCTATGCGCCGACCATGAACTCAATGCCTCGGCCTATGCCGCGCGTGTTGCCGCCTCGGCCGGTGCAAGCATTCCGGCGTCTCTTCTGGCCGGCCTTGCGACCCTGTCGGGCACAAGGCATGGCGGGCTGACTTTGCGCTGCCACGCCTGGATGGACCGCGTGGAAAAAGGCGGGGCCGGGTCTGCATCGGTTTTGATGCCGGAAGGAGAACCGCCGCCAGGCTTCGCGCATCCGCTTTATCCCGATGGCGATCCGCGCGCGGTAGAAATTCTGACCCACCTGCCGGTTTCACAGGAATGGCAAGGCCGGGTTGAGCGCATCGCAGAGGAACTGGGGGTTCACCCCAGTCTCGATTTTGCCCTGGCAATGCTCGAACGCCTGCTGCGGTTACCGGAGGGCGTCGCGCTGGCGATCTTCGCTGTCGGACGGACCGCGGGCTGGCTCGCGCATATTTTTGAGCAGCGCCGCAGCGGCCGGCTGATACGGCCGCGTGCGGCCCATGGCTAG
- a CDS encoding CoA transferase, with the protein MTLPLLKEIRAAFPQTDLQDITTSAEGELPSCFAVSDLSVATVGMAGLKLAQFAAGDTAAPAVTVDRRLASFWFDMTLRPQGWTIPSPWDPIAGDYRAKDGWIRLHTNAPHHRNAALHILGTGSDREAVGRAVQSWTAGDLEAAVIEAGGCAAEMRSLEDWGAHPQGKAIADEPLIIWQSRNGERTNRQPIPAARPLDGLRILDLTRVLAGPVASRFLAAYGADVLRIDPPEWDEPGVVPEVTLGKRCAELDLKSRACRMVFEGLLGEADVLLHGYRPGALPNLGYDSRTLTRINPALIDVSLSAYGWSGPWSARRGFDSLVQMSCGIAHHGMTVSGADRPIPLPVQALDHATGYLLAAAVLQALDTRARSGEICSARLSLARVAHLLSRTRRPAISGSIEPETRDDIDPRTEATHWGDAKRIRFPLTIEGIDHDWEYPAGALRSTKPGWR; encoded by the coding sequence ATGACCCTGCCCTTGCTCAAAGAAATCCGCGCCGCGTTTCCTCAAACGGATTTGCAGGACATCACAACCAGCGCAGAAGGCGAGCTTCCGTCCTGCTTCGCCGTCAGCGATCTGTCCGTTGCCACAGTCGGAATGGCCGGTCTGAAACTGGCGCAGTTCGCGGCGGGCGATACTGCAGCGCCGGCGGTTACCGTCGACCGCCGCCTCGCCTCTTTCTGGTTCGATATGACCCTGAGACCGCAGGGCTGGACCATACCCTCACCGTGGGACCCGATTGCCGGCGACTACAGGGCAAAGGACGGTTGGATCCGTCTGCACACGAACGCGCCGCATCACCGGAATGCGGCTCTGCACATCCTCGGCACAGGCAGTGACCGCGAAGCTGTCGGACGGGCTGTCCAAAGCTGGACCGCCGGCGATCTTGAAGCGGCAGTCATTGAAGCCGGTGGATGCGCTGCCGAAATGCGAAGCCTTGAAGACTGGGGCGCGCATCCGCAGGGCAAGGCGATCGCAGACGAGCCTCTGATTATCTGGCAAAGCCGAAATGGTGAAAGAACAAACCGGCAGCCCATTCCTGCAGCGCGACCGCTTGACGGGTTACGTATCCTTGATCTGACACGCGTCCTTGCTGGGCCGGTCGCAAGCCGCTTCCTTGCCGCCTATGGTGCGGACGTGCTTCGGATCGATCCGCCAGAGTGGGATGAGCCCGGTGTTGTGCCCGAAGTCACCCTCGGCAAGCGGTGCGCGGAGCTCGATCTGAAATCGCGCGCGTGCCGGATGGTTTTTGAGGGGCTGCTCGGCGAGGCAGACGTGCTGCTGCACGGATACAGGCCCGGCGCACTCCCAAATCTCGGATATGACTCACGGACGCTAACGCGGATCAATCCGGCGCTTATCGATGTGAGCCTCAGCGCCTATGGATGGTCCGGCCCCTGGTCGGCGCGGCGCGGCTTTGACAGTCTTGTGCAAATGAGCTGCGGCATTGCCCATCATGGAATGACTGTCAGTGGCGCCGACAGGCCGATACCGCTCCCGGTCCAGGCGCTCGATCATGCGACCGGCTATCTTCTGGCCGCCGCGGTGCTTCAGGCGCTCGACACACGGGCGAGATCAGGAGAGATCTGTTCAGCCCGGCTGTCACTGGCGCGCGTTGCGCATCTGCTGAGCCGGACAAGGAGACCGGCCATCAGCGGCTCGATTGAACCCGAAACGCGCGATGATATCGATCCGCGAACCGAGGCCACACATTGGGGCGACGCGAAACGCATACGCTTCCCGCTCACCATAGAAGGCATCGATCATGACTGGGAGTATCCGGCCGGGGCGTTGCGATCGACAAAGCCTGGTTGGCGTTGA
- a CDS encoding RES family NAD+ phosphorylase, whose product MTPPLTTICQQATVRLVPTAYYKPPVLAPLVDDDEELAILAEIEGLTNRRLRAQSTGLPGLDPRELAFNVWGQSYINAAFAYTRSSGNRFNDASRGAWYCAFEDLTAIEEVAFHKTRELIAINVFEEETVYQSLLAGFVGDFHDLRGSGGTPACLGEEPETAYPEGQAFAEGLRKTGSRGIIYPSVRRAGGTCLVAFHPHLVQNVRPGARWKLIWDGSPLYTAVAD is encoded by the coding sequence GTGACGCCGCCGCTGACGACGATCTGCCAGCAGGCGACCGTCCGCCTTGTTCCCACAGCCTACTACAAGCCGCCGGTGCTCGCCCCTCTGGTCGATGACGACGAGGAACTGGCGATCCTTGCCGAGATCGAGGGATTGACCAATCGCAGGCTGCGCGCACAGAGCACCGGCCTGCCGGGGCTCGACCCGCGCGAACTGGCGTTCAATGTCTGGGGCCAGTCCTACATCAATGCGGCCTTTGCCTATACAAGAAGCAGCGGCAACCGTTTCAACGATGCGAGCCGTGGAGCCTGGTATTGCGCCTTCGAGGATCTGACAGCGATTGAAGAGGTCGCTTTTCACAAGACCCGTGAACTTATCGCCATCAATGTCTTTGAGGAAGAAACGGTCTATCAGAGCCTGCTTGCCGGCTTTGTCGGCGACTTTCATGACCTGCGCGGATCGGGCGGCACGCCTGCCTGCCTTGGCGAAGAGCCGGAAACCGCCTATCCCGAGGGGCAGGCATTTGCCGAAGGTTTACGCAAGACCGGCTCGCGCGGCATTATCTATCCGTCCGTCAGGCGGGCGGGCGGAACCTGTCTCGTCGCTTTTCATCCTCATCTTGTGCAGAATGTGCGCCCCGGCGCTCGCTGGAAGTTGATCTGGGATGGCTCACCACTATACACCGCCGTGGCAGACTAA
- a CDS encoding antitoxin Xre-like helix-turn-helix domain-containing protein, producing MALQPVQQEFAGPGAGLSAYDDDRVASVAAKAYSRIAGAWKLNNKRAAELIAVSPRTWARMKTGEWTGKLNRDQLLRVSAISGLYKALHLYFGDTLADRWIGLRNTGPLFAGQAPVEAMIDGGLPAIMETRNYVDALRGGA from the coding sequence ATGGCACTTCAACCCGTACAGCAGGAATTTGCAGGTCCCGGAGCGGGCCTGTCGGCCTATGATGACGACCGGGTCGCGAGTGTTGCGGCCAAGGCCTATAGCCGCATCGCCGGAGCTTGGAAGCTTAACAACAAAAGAGCCGCCGAATTGATCGCCGTCAGTCCGCGCACCTGGGCACGGATGAAGACGGGGGAGTGGACCGGAAAGCTCAACCGCGACCAACTTCTGCGCGTCAGTGCGATCAGCGGTCTTTACAAGGCCCTTCATCTCTATTTCGGCGATACGCTGGCGGACCGCTGGATCGGGTTGCGCAACACCGGTCCGCTCTTTGCCGGTCAGGCGCCGGTCGAGGCAATGATCGATGGCGGACTTCCGGCCATCATGGAAACACGCAACTATGTGGACGCCCTGCGGGGCGGCGCGTGA
- a CDS encoding aconitase X swivel domain-containing protein, with amino-acid sequence MGEADITTRRIEARVLHAGKAQGEVLVLSEPLSFWGGFDPVTGKILDKHHPEAGVSVTGKIVVMPASRGSAGTPAGVAESIRLNTGPGAIILYRRDVNIAVGAIVACELYGHCMPVLVVSDENYGRFISGQPAQIDADGAISLSE; translated from the coding sequence ATGGGCGAGGCGGACATAACAACACGCAGGATCGAGGCGCGCGTGCTCCATGCGGGCAAGGCGCAGGGCGAAGTGCTTGTCCTGAGCGAGCCGTTGAGCTTTTGGGGCGGCTTCGATCCCGTCACCGGCAAGATACTCGACAAACATCACCCGGAGGCCGGAGTGTCCGTAACCGGAAAGATCGTCGTCATGCCCGCAAGCAGGGGCTCGGCCGGAACGCCGGCGGGCGTTGCTGAAAGCATCCGCCTCAACACCGGCCCCGGCGCGATCATTCTATACCGCCGTGATGTGAATATTGCAGTCGGCGCTATCGTTGCCTGTGAACTTTACGGTCATTGCATGCCGGTGCTGGTCGTTTCCGATGAAAATTACGGGCGATTCATCTCAGGACAGCCCGCACAAATTGATGCCGACGGGGCAATCAGTTTGAGCGAATAG
- a CDS encoding aconitase X catalytic domain-containing protein — protein MGLSLDDSDRAFLAGENGEIGRFAMQVVVKAAEILGAPHLIDAAFAHVDACHYYGTAHLDFVRRFAEAGACFQIPVWTNTIPVSLRKTDSRAHADPRFNDEASRVAELYRDLGCRPVWTCAPYQIPGGPGLGDQIIGSESNAVAYYNSVVGARTNKYGDFLDVCAAYVGRVPFAGLHTNEGRRGQVAFDISALPDELRRTEMFCHVLGYLLGMRAGSRVPVILGLPPETTGDSLKAISAAGAASGGVSMFHAVGVTPEAADFDLAFDGGKPEEIISVTTDMVREARQSLSSAGNGPLNMVAVGTPHFSITEFERLAKLIDGHRVHPDVTFYVSTSRFVEEAASKKGFLEPLAAAGVEILVDTCTYFSPAVKACQGRVMTNSAKWAYYAPGMLPVEVAFGSLADCVRSAVAGQVVRAGQSVADMFWDG, from the coding sequence ATGGGCTTGAGTCTTGACGACAGTGACAGGGCGTTTCTTGCCGGTGAAAACGGTGAGATCGGACGCTTTGCCATGCAGGTTGTCGTCAAGGCTGCCGAAATCCTCGGTGCACCTCATCTCATCGATGCAGCCTTTGCCCATGTGGACGCATGCCACTATTACGGGACCGCGCATCTGGATTTTGTGCGCCGTTTCGCCGAAGCCGGGGCCTGTTTCCAGATCCCTGTCTGGACCAACACGATCCCCGTCAGCCTTCGAAAAACCGACAGTCGCGCACACGCCGATCCGCGTTTCAACGATGAGGCAAGCCGCGTTGCCGAACTCTACCGCGATCTTGGTTGCAGACCGGTTTGGACTTGTGCACCCTACCAGATACCCGGCGGACCCGGCCTTGGTGATCAGATCATAGGTTCTGAATCCAACGCGGTGGCCTATTACAACTCTGTCGTCGGCGCGCGCACAAATAAATATGGCGATTTTCTCGATGTCTGCGCCGCCTATGTGGGCCGGGTGCCATTTGCGGGTCTGCACACGAACGAGGGCAGGCGCGGTCAGGTTGCTTTCGATATCTCGGCCTTGCCGGACGAGCTGCGCCGCACAGAGATGTTCTGCCATGTGCTCGGATATCTGCTCGGAATGCGCGCCGGATCCCGCGTTCCGGTGATTTTGGGACTGCCGCCCGAAACGACCGGGGACAGTCTCAAGGCGATCAGCGCCGCCGGTGCGGCCTCGGGCGGAGTGAGCATGTTTCATGCTGTGGGTGTCACGCCGGAAGCCGCCGATTTCGATCTGGCGTTTGACGGAGGAAAGCCGGAAGAGATCATATCCGTGACGACGGATATGGTGCGCGAGGCGCGGCAGTCGCTGTCAAGCGCCGGCAATGGACCCTTGAACATGGTGGCCGTCGGTACCCCGCACTTTTCGATCACGGAATTCGAGCGGTTGGCGAAACTGATCGATGGGCACCGTGTTCACCCGGATGTGACGTTCTATGTGTCCACGAGCCGTTTTGTTGAGGAGGCCGCTTCAAAGAAGGGGTTTTTGGAACCGCTTGCCGCGGCCGGGGTGGAAATTCTGGTGGATACCTGCACCTATTTTTCGCCTGCCGTGAAGGCCTGTCAGGGTCGTGTTATGACCAATTCGGCCAAATGGGCCTATTATGCGCCCGGCATGCTTCCCGTTGAGGTGGCGTTTGGCAGTCTGGCGGACTGCGTCCGCTCCGCCGTAGCGGGGCAGGTTGTACGGGCGGGGCAATCGGTGGCCGACATGTTTTGGGACGGGTAA
- a CDS encoding polysaccharide deacetylase family protein, with translation MIDGKEKLRKLVFKGLSLSRLPQLFKPFLGGRGAILMLHRVTSEPGTKFGFNDNLAVDPEFLDRLIADMKADGFEFVSIDEGIERMNYEADSDRFAVITLDDGFKDNLLEALPVFEKHQTPFVIYIAPGLTGGAVEPWWELVEASVAACTGHKLEMTTPDGVVSFDCSSDDARVQAFTEICTLLSEEIAEQDQVAAVRSLAESAGFDYERFRRDLLMDWDDIRTIAANPLCTIGAHTVHHYNLKRLSEDEARWEMTQSADLLEEILGERPRHLAYPYGFRSAAGKREAKLAKEAGFLSALTTRHGVIHDQHVSHMHALPRISVNGRFQNLDYLKTMLSGVTTLMTNRCRKVVTV, from the coding sequence ATGATCGACGGCAAGGAAAAATTGAGAAAGCTGGTCTTCAAAGGCCTCAGCCTCAGTCGCCTGCCGCAGCTCTTCAAACCCTTCCTCGGCGGACGTGGAGCCATTTTGATGCTCCATAGGGTGACAAGCGAACCCGGCACAAAATTCGGTTTTAACGACAATCTCGCCGTCGATCCGGAATTCCTCGACCGGTTGATCGCCGACATGAAGGCGGACGGCTTCGAATTCGTCTCCATCGATGAAGGCATCGAGCGGATGAACTATGAAGCCGACAGCGATCGATTTGCCGTTATCACGCTGGATGACGGATTTAAGGACAACCTGCTGGAGGCGCTTCCGGTCTTCGAAAAACACCAGACACCATTCGTCATCTACATTGCACCTGGTCTGACCGGCGGCGCCGTAGAGCCCTGGTGGGAGTTGGTCGAGGCCTCGGTCGCCGCGTGCACCGGCCACAAGTTGGAGATGACAACGCCGGACGGGGTCGTCTCTTTCGACTGTTCGTCTGACGACGCCAGGGTGCAGGCATTTACCGAGATCTGCACGCTGTTGTCTGAGGAAATCGCCGAACAGGATCAGGTTGCTGCCGTGCGCAGCCTCGCAGAGAGCGCCGGTTTCGACTATGAGCGCTTTCGCCGCGATCTGCTGATGGATTGGGATGACATCCGCACCATCGCAGCCAATCCGCTGTGCACGATCGGAGCCCACACCGTTCACCACTACAATCTGAAGCGTCTTTCCGAGGACGAGGCTCGCTGGGAAATGACCCAATCGGCGGACCTGCTGGAAGAAATATTGGGCGAACGGCCCCGGCATCTGGCCTACCCCTATGGCTTCAGGAGTGCCGCCGGCAAGCGCGAAGCGAAGCTTGCCAAGGAAGCCGGCTTCCTTTCCGCGCTGACAACCCGGCACGGCGTGATTCATGATCAGCATGTGAGCCACATGCATGCTCTGCCGCGGATTTCGGTCAATGGCCGCTTCCAGAACCTTGATTATCTGAAGACCATGCTCTCCGGCGTTACGACGCTGATGACCAATAGGTGCCGTAAAGTCGTCACTGTCTGA
- the nadE gene encoding NAD(+) synthase codes for METLKVESGEQCAGAELSAASLELDAAAETDRIAEAIREQVLRRLRRRGAVVGLSGGIDSSVTAALCVRALGSKKVVAILMPEKDSDDESLTLGRLVAEELGIESVVEDIEPSLTAAGCYRRRDEFIRRLVPEFGPGWGCKIVLANALESKGINLSSLVVQSPDGEQQKLRMPLDVYQGVVAAANMKQRTRKQLEYYHADRLNYAVAGTPNLLELDQGFFVKNGDGAADFKPIAHLYKSQVYQLAEYLAIPETIRERPPTTDTWSLPQSQEEFYFALPYAKMDLCLFGLNNGVAKEEVAAAVGLSADQVEQVWRDIAAKRRVADYLHKPPLMVQTMPGSEQ; via the coding sequence ATGGAAACGCTGAAAGTGGAGAGCGGTGAGCAATGTGCGGGCGCTGAACTCTCCGCGGCGAGCCTCGAACTGGACGCGGCCGCCGAAACCGACCGCATTGCGGAAGCCATTCGTGAGCAGGTTCTGCGCCGGTTACGCCGGCGCGGCGCCGTTGTCGGCCTTTCGGGAGGGATCGACAGTTCGGTGACGGCCGCCCTTTGCGTCAGAGCGCTCGGCTCCAAAAAGGTTGTCGCCATTCTGATGCCGGAAAAGGATTCCGACGACGAAAGCCTGACGCTTGGCCGCCTCGTTGCCGAAGAACTCGGCATTGAGAGTGTCGTTGAGGACATCGAACCGAGCCTGACGGCCGCCGGCTGTTATCGCCGCCGCGATGAGTTCATCCGTCGTCTCGTGCCCGAATTCGGTCCCGGCTGGGGTTGCAAGATCGTGCTGGCGAATGCCCTGGAAAGCAAAGGCATCAACCTGTCCTCATTGGTGGTCCAGTCGCCGGACGGTGAGCAGCAGAAGCTGCGTATGCCCCTAGATGTCTATCAGGGCGTGGTCGCCGCCGCGAATATGAAGCAACGGACCCGCAAGCAGCTTGAATATTACCATGCCGACCGGCTGAATTATGCGGTCGCCGGAACGCCGAACCTCTTGGAGCTTGATCAGGGCTTTTTTGTCAAGAACGGCGATGGCGCGGCGGATTTCAAGCCGATCGCCCATCTTTATAAAAGTCAGGTCTATCAGCTTGCCGAATATCTCGCGATCCCGGAGACAATCCGCGAGCGCCCGCCAACGACGGACACCTGGTCGCTTCCGCAATCGCAGGAAGAGTTCTATTTCGCATTGCCTTACGCCAAGATGGACCTGTGCCTCTTCGGTCTGAACAACGGCGTTGCAAAGGAAGAGGTCGCGGCAGCGGTCGGCCTGTCTGCCGATCAGGTCGAGCAGGTCTGGCGCGATATCGCCGCCAAGCGGCGCGTCGCCGATTATCTGCACAAGCCGCCGTTGATGGTTCAAACCATGCCTGGGAGCGAGCAATGA